A window of the Microbacterium sp. AZCO genome harbors these coding sequences:
- a CDS encoding biliverdin-producing heme oxygenase, which translates to MVDPIPFSTALRERSSSAHSTSEHAGFMADLIKGEGTRDDYIALVAQHWFIYEALESATERMRRDPVASVFISDKLTRLPALEADLEFLLGPDWRERIAPLPTTRRYVDRINAVAATWAGGFVAHHYTRYLGDLSGGQFIGRLMARRFGFETNGIGFYLFDEIADPKAFKDVYRDQLDAAPWDADEQARVIDEVLLAYRYNTELFEDLAAAKSAKVA; encoded by the coding sequence ATGGTCGACCCGATCCCGTTCTCCACAGCGCTGCGCGAGCGCTCCAGCTCCGCCCACTCCACGAGCGAGCACGCAGGCTTCATGGCCGACCTCATCAAGGGAGAGGGAACGCGCGACGACTACATCGCCCTGGTCGCGCAGCACTGGTTCATCTACGAGGCCCTCGAGTCGGCGACGGAGCGGATGCGGCGCGATCCTGTCGCCTCCGTCTTCATCAGCGACAAGCTGACGCGGCTCCCCGCGCTCGAGGCCGACCTCGAGTTCCTCCTCGGCCCCGACTGGCGCGAGCGCATCGCTCCCCTGCCGACGACCCGCCGCTACGTCGACCGCATCAACGCCGTCGCGGCGACCTGGGCGGGCGGTTTCGTCGCGCACCACTACACGCGCTACCTCGGCGACCTCTCGGGCGGACAGTTCATCGGCCGGCTCATGGCGCGTCGCTTCGGCTTCGAGACGAACGGCATCGGCTTCTACCTCTTCGACGAGATCGCCGACCCGAAGGCCTTCAAGGACGTCTATCGCGATCAGCTCGACGCCGCGCCGTGGGATGCCGACGAGCAGGCCCGCGTCATCGACGAGGTGCTCCTCGCCTACCGCTACAACACCGAGCTCTTCGAAGACCTCGCCGCCGCGAAGTCGGCGAAGGTCGCCTGA
- a CDS encoding AAA family ATPase, with amino-acid sequence MIAPPLSTEQEALFRLIEDTREHVFVTGRAGTGKSTLLQHLAWNTSKQIAVCAPTGVAALNVEGQTIHSLFKLPLGIIGSHDEDQSDATRKLLNAIDTLVIDEISMVNADLMDAIDRALRKARGRRGEPFGGVQIVMFGDPYQLAPVPPRGDELRYVRDHYRSFWFFDAHVWNGGPTALADGPSLEGFAELGPFGADLNIRELVDIHRQTDPGFKAMLNAVRHGIVTADIAQVLNDTGARRPPEPVEGETPIITLATRNDIVTSINRRHLDALPGRQQTANAEINGDFGRGDAAYPADVELQLKVGAQVMFLRNDVAGFGDAPRWVNGTIGTVTRIAGETVRVDVEGQEFDVEPAVWERFRYSYDPGSKSLSRDIVAEFTQFPLRLAWAVTIHKSQGKTYDRAIIDLGSGAFAPGQTYVALSRLTSLEGLYLSRPLRPRDIQVDPDVRRFMANAVRRPAAS; translated from the coding sequence GTGATCGCGCCGCCTCTCTCGACCGAGCAGGAGGCGCTGTTCCGGCTCATCGAAGACACCCGCGAGCACGTGTTCGTGACCGGTCGCGCCGGCACGGGCAAGTCGACGCTGCTGCAGCACCTCGCGTGGAACACCTCGAAGCAGATCGCGGTGTGCGCACCGACGGGGGTCGCCGCGCTCAACGTCGAGGGCCAGACGATCCACTCGCTCTTCAAGCTCCCGCTCGGCATCATCGGATCGCACGACGAGGACCAGTCCGACGCGACGCGCAAGCTGCTCAACGCGATCGACACGCTCGTGATCGACGAGATCTCGATGGTCAACGCCGATCTCATGGACGCCATCGACCGAGCCCTCCGCAAGGCGCGGGGCCGCCGCGGCGAGCCGTTCGGCGGCGTGCAGATCGTGATGTTCGGCGACCCGTACCAGCTCGCGCCCGTGCCGCCGCGTGGCGACGAGCTGCGCTACGTGCGCGACCACTACCGCTCGTTCTGGTTCTTCGACGCGCACGTGTGGAACGGCGGCCCGACGGCGCTCGCCGACGGGCCCTCCCTCGAGGGCTTCGCGGAGCTGGGTCCCTTCGGCGCCGATCTCAACATCCGCGAGCTCGTCGACATCCACCGCCAGACCGATCCCGGGTTCAAGGCGATGCTCAACGCCGTGCGCCACGGCATCGTGACCGCCGACATCGCCCAGGTGCTCAACGACACCGGCGCGCGCCGGCCGCCGGAGCCGGTCGAGGGCGAGACGCCCATCATCACGCTCGCGACGCGCAACGACATCGTGACCAGCATCAACCGCCGTCACCTGGACGCCCTGCCCGGGCGGCAGCAGACGGCCAACGCCGAGATCAACGGCGACTTCGGGCGAGGGGATGCCGCGTACCCGGCAGACGTCGAGCTGCAGCTCAAGGTCGGGGCGCAGGTGATGTTCCTGCGCAACGACGTCGCGGGGTTCGGCGACGCCCCGCGCTGGGTCAACGGCACGATCGGCACCGTGACCCGGATCGCGGGCGAGACGGTGCGGGTCGACGTCGAGGGGCAGGAGTTCGACGTCGAGCCCGCCGTGTGGGAGAGATTCCGCTACTCGTACGACCCCGGGTCGAAGTCGCTCTCGCGCGACATCGTCGCCGAGTTCACGCAGTTCCCGCTCCGTCTCGCGTGGGCGGTCACGATCCACAAGTCGCAGGGCAAGACGTACGACCGGGCGATCATCGACCTCGGCTCGGGCGCGTTCGCGCCGGGGCAGACGTACGTCGCGCTGTCGCGCCTGACGTCGCTCGAGGGGCTCTACCTGTCGCGCCCGCTGCGCCCGCGCGACATCCAGGTCGACCCCGACGTGCGGCGGTTCATGGCCAACGCGGTGCGCCGGCCCGCGGCATCCTGA
- a CDS encoding SulP family inorganic anion transporter, with amino-acid sequence MATRRSTRWIPGLAVAREYKAAWLWPDIRAGIVVTALLIPAGMGYAEVAGLPPETGLYATIVPLVAYAIFGPSRILVLGPDSSLAPIIAAAILPLALGDGQRAIALAGLLAIMVGALLLLGGVLRLGFVTDLLSKPIRVGYLNAIALLVIVSQIPKLLGFSTDAAGIWPEVVAIVQAIGAGEVLPLAAAFGILSLVVIFILKWIKSPVPGVLVVVVLSMIVTAVFGLVDQLPVVGALPQGLPAPALEGLQWTDVAALAGPAAGIALVAFTDSAVLSRTFAARRGESVSGSQEMAGIGLANIAGGALGGFPVSASSSRTPVAEQAGAKSQLTGVVGAALIVAFILLVPGLTEFLPSATLAAVVMGAATSLIDVRGFRALWRMDKVDASLSLAAFLGVLVFGVLEGIVVTIILSLLAFVNRSWRPYRAELGRVTGLRGYHDLSRYPDEGERLPGIVIVRWDAPLFFANGAVFDDWVRSRVRDAGPGVRTLILAAEPITDIDTTAIDELVELDDYLSVHGIRLVIAEMKDPVKDTLREYGMSGRFTPDRFAPTVGAAVDELTGELRGDLDGTKWDDDSEPEKPA; translated from the coding sequence ATGGCCACGAGGAGATCGACGCGCTGGATCCCCGGCCTCGCCGTCGCGCGGGAGTACAAGGCGGCCTGGCTGTGGCCCGATATCCGCGCCGGCATCGTCGTGACCGCGCTGCTCATCCCCGCCGGCATGGGCTACGCCGAGGTCGCGGGCCTCCCACCGGAGACGGGCCTGTACGCGACGATCGTGCCGCTCGTCGCCTACGCGATCTTCGGCCCCTCCCGCATCCTCGTGCTCGGCCCCGACTCGTCGCTCGCGCCGATCATCGCCGCCGCGATCCTGCCCCTCGCGCTCGGCGACGGGCAGCGTGCCATCGCGCTCGCGGGGCTCCTCGCGATCATGGTCGGTGCGCTGCTGCTCCTGGGCGGCGTCCTGCGGCTGGGCTTCGTGACCGACCTGCTCTCGAAGCCCATCCGCGTCGGCTACCTCAATGCGATCGCGCTGCTCGTCATCGTGTCGCAGATCCCGAAGCTTCTCGGCTTCTCCACCGACGCCGCCGGCATCTGGCCCGAGGTCGTCGCCATCGTGCAGGCGATCGGCGCGGGCGAGGTGCTCCCCCTCGCGGCCGCGTTCGGCATCCTGTCGCTCGTCGTCATCTTCATCCTGAAGTGGATCAAGTCGCCCGTCCCGGGAGTGCTCGTCGTGGTCGTCCTCTCGATGATCGTGACGGCCGTCTTCGGGCTCGTCGACCAGCTGCCGGTCGTCGGCGCGCTCCCGCAGGGCCTTCCCGCTCCCGCGCTGGAGGGACTGCAGTGGACCGACGTGGCCGCCCTCGCGGGACCCGCGGCCGGAATCGCGCTCGTCGCCTTCACCGACAGCGCCGTCCTCTCGCGCACGTTCGCCGCCCGACGCGGGGAGTCGGTGAGCGGCAGCCAGGAGATGGCGGGCATCGGGCTCGCCAACATCGCGGGCGGCGCCCTGGGCGGCTTCCCCGTCTCGGCGTCGTCGTCTCGCACCCCCGTCGCCGAGCAGGCGGGCGCGAAGTCTCAGCTCACCGGGGTCGTCGGGGCGGCGCTCATCGTCGCGTTCATCCTGCTCGTCCCGGGGCTCACCGAGTTCCTGCCGTCGGCGACCCTCGCCGCCGTCGTGATGGGCGCCGCGACGAGCCTCATCGACGTGCGTGGATTCCGGGCGCTGTGGCGCATGGACAAGGTCGACGCGTCGCTGTCGCTCGCGGCGTTCCTCGGCGTGCTCGTCTTCGGCGTCCTCGAGGGCATCGTCGTGACGATCATCCTGTCGCTCCTCGCCTTCGTGAACCGCTCCTGGCGTCCCTATCGCGCCGAGCTCGGCCGCGTGACGGGACTGCGCGGCTACCACGACCTCTCGCGCTACCCCGACGAGGGCGAGCGTCTTCCGGGCATCGTCATCGTGCGCTGGGATGCGCCGCTGTTCTTCGCGAACGGCGCCGTCTTCGACGACTGGGTGCGTTCGCGCGTCCGGGATGCCGGACCCGGCGTGCGAACCCTGATCCTCGCCGCCGAGCCCATCACCGACATCGACACCACGGCGATCGACGAGCTGGTCGAGCTCGACGACTACCTCTCGGTCCACGGCATCCGGCTCGTCATCGCCGAGATGAAGGACCCGGTGAAGGACACGCTGCGCGAGTACGGGATGTCGGGCCGCTTCACTCCGGACCGCTTCGCGCCGACGGTCGGCGCCGCCGTCGACGAGCTCACGGGTGAGCTGCGGGGCGACCTCGACGGCACCAAGTGGGACGACGACTCCGAGCCCGAGAAGCCCGCCTGA
- a CDS encoding cytochrome c oxidase assembly protein, with the protein MNSRALRAAGPVILVAVALVALVWGLAYGGGAAPLVLGDPGPFVRWGLPAATMFVNLSAAGMVGALVVALFALKAGEREFDTALDVASISAAVFTIAAALTGFLTFLDSFNPEVSAAPEFGAQLGRFLVDTELGRTWLITTIAGAALTVLAFAVRGWTATFFVAILAIAALVPMGTQGHSGEEANHNAAVMALVLHMIGAAVWLGGLVLLVVIRPLVNRDGIATAMGRYSSIALAAFVVVAISGTARAVIGVGAWSNLASPYGVILLVKVVALLAIGVLGALYRRRSIARLGEDAASRRFWSLIALELAFMGLASGAAAALARTPPPTNSALPEIRTPAEILTGAPLPPELTIERWLTSWDIDLVWAFAAGFGIFFYLAGVWRLARRGDRWPVHRTILWVLGLALLFWVTCGPVNAYQDYLFSVHMVGHMLLSMAIPLLLVAGAPVTLAARAIRKREDGTRGGREWILWAVHSPVARVLTHPFVAAALFMGSLWLFYFTDLFRWSLYDHLGHEWMVAHFLITGYLFALSLIGVDPVPYRLPYPGRLLLLIGIMAMHAFFGIVLMMQTGLMVSEWFGAMGRTWGATPLQDQYVGGGVAWSIGEIPTLILAITVAIQWSRSDDRQQRRRDRAVDRSGDAELEAYNQRLAELAERDARTAGR; encoded by the coding sequence GTGAACTCCCGCGCGCTGCGGGCCGCCGGGCCCGTGATCCTCGTCGCGGTCGCGCTCGTCGCGCTCGTGTGGGGACTCGCGTACGGCGGGGGAGCGGCGCCGCTCGTGCTCGGCGACCCCGGGCCCTTCGTGCGCTGGGGCCTGCCCGCGGCGACGATGTTCGTCAACCTCTCCGCCGCCGGCATGGTCGGCGCGCTCGTCGTGGCGCTCTTCGCGCTCAAGGCGGGCGAGCGCGAGTTCGACACGGCGCTCGACGTGGCATCCATCTCCGCCGCCGTCTTCACGATCGCCGCAGCGCTCACCGGATTCCTCACGTTCCTCGACTCGTTCAACCCCGAGGTCAGCGCAGCGCCGGAGTTCGGCGCCCAGCTCGGGCGATTCCTCGTCGACACCGAGCTCGGCCGCACATGGCTCATCACGACGATCGCCGGCGCGGCGCTGACAGTGCTCGCGTTCGCGGTGCGCGGGTGGACGGCGACCTTCTTCGTCGCGATCCTGGCGATCGCCGCGCTCGTGCCGATGGGGACGCAGGGCCACTCGGGCGAGGAGGCCAACCACAACGCCGCCGTCATGGCGCTCGTGCTGCACATGATCGGCGCCGCCGTGTGGCTGGGCGGGCTCGTGCTGCTCGTCGTCATCCGGCCGCTCGTGAACCGTGACGGCATCGCGACCGCCATGGGGCGCTACTCGAGCATCGCACTGGCGGCGTTCGTCGTCGTCGCCATCTCGGGCACCGCGCGCGCCGTCATCGGGGTGGGTGCGTGGTCGAACCTCGCGAGCCCGTACGGCGTGATCCTCCTGGTGAAGGTCGTGGCGCTGCTCGCGATCGGCGTCCTGGGCGCGCTCTACCGCCGGCGCTCCATCGCGCGTCTGGGGGAGGATGCCGCGAGCCGCCGCTTCTGGTCGCTCATCGCGCTGGAGCTCGCCTTCATGGGACTCGCGAGCGGGGCCGCGGCCGCACTCGCCCGCACCCCTCCGCCGACGAATTCTGCGCTGCCGGAGATCCGCACACCCGCCGAGATCCTCACCGGCGCGCCCCTGCCGCCCGAGCTGACGATCGAGCGCTGGCTCACGTCCTGGGACATCGACCTCGTCTGGGCCTTCGCGGCGGGCTTCGGCATCTTCTTCTACCTCGCCGGCGTGTGGCGGCTCGCGCGGCGCGGCGACCGCTGGCCCGTGCACCGCACGATCCTGTGGGTGCTGGGGCTCGCGCTGCTCTTCTGGGTGACCTGCGGCCCGGTCAACGCGTACCAGGACTACCTGTTCAGCGTGCACATGGTCGGGCACATGCTGCTGTCGATGGCGATCCCGCTGCTCCTGGTCGCCGGCGCGCCGGTGACCCTCGCGGCGCGGGCCATCCGCAAGCGCGAGGACGGCACGCGCGGCGGACGGGAATGGATCCTCTGGGCTGTGCACTCGCCCGTCGCGCGGGTGCTGACGCATCCCTTCGTCGCGGCCGCGCTCTTCATGGGCTCGCTGTGGCTCTTCTACTTCACCGACCTCTTCCGCTGGTCGCTCTACGACCACCTCGGCCACGAGTGGATGGTCGCGCACTTCCTCATCACGGGATACCTCTTCGCGCTGTCGCTCATCGGCGTCGACCCCGTTCCGTACCGCCTTCCGTACCCGGGGCGTCTGCTGCTGCTCATCGGCATCATGGCGATGCACGCCTTCTTCGGCATCGTCCTGATGATGCAGACGGGGCTCATGGTGTCGGAGTGGTTCGGGGCGATGGGCCGCACGTGGGGTGCGACGCCGCTGCAGGATCAGTACGTCGGCGGCGGCGTGGCGTGGTCGATCGGCGAGATCCCGACGCTCATCCTCGCGATCACGGTCGCGATCCAGTGGAGCCGCTCCGACGACCGCCAGCAGCGTCGCCGCGACCGCGCGGTGGATCGCTCGGGGGATGCCGAGCTCGAGGCGTACAACCAGCGGCTCGCCGAGCTCGCCGAGCGGGACGCCCGCACCGCCGGACGCTGA
- a CDS encoding HU family DNA-binding protein, with protein sequence MADKSITKTELVASIASATGQSQSAVSGVLDSLFSTVSEAVAKGSKVSIPGWISFEQVETSARTGRNPQTGEEIKIPAGKRVKVTAGSKLKAAVK encoded by the coding sequence ATGGCCGACAAGTCCATCACCAAGACCGAACTCGTTGCGAGCATCGCCAGCGCGACGGGTCAGAGCCAGTCCGCCGTGTCGGGCGTGCTCGACTCCCTCTTCTCCACCGTCTCGGAGGCGGTCGCCAAGGGCAGCAAGGTCTCGATCCCGGGCTGGATCTCGTTCGAGCAGGTCGAGACGTCGGCGCGCACGGGCCGCAACCCGCAGACGGGCGAGGAGATCAAGATCCCCGCCGGCAAGCGCGTCAAGGTCACGGCGGGCTCGAAGCTGAAGGCCGCCGTCAAGTAA